A single Argentina anserina chromosome 7, drPotAnse1.1, whole genome shotgun sequence DNA region contains:
- the LOC126804114 gene encoding DEAD-box ATP-dependent RNA helicase 7 translates to MPSIDVSDYVLEAPKKEKKMRKSKKEEELITDSPISKSSSKKESKLKKRKAVDMDEEDRSDTSSELGDPVNLKPNGDSNGAVEKSKKKSKKVKLDAAAAAEEEEVVVKAAVKVDDPNAVMKFRISPPLRAKLKEKGIEALFSIQAMTFDTILDGSDLVGRARTGQGKTLAFVLPILESLTNGSAEGVRRTGYGRAPSVIVLLPTRELAKQVYADFEFYGGAVGLSSCCVYGGSPYAAQEHKLKRGVDIIVGTPGRIKDHIERGNIDLSILKFRVLDEADEMLRMGFVDDVEQILGKVKDVTKVQTLLFSATLPSWVQNISKRFLKSDKKTADLVGNEKMKASINVRHIVLPCSSSARVDVIPDIISCYSSGGRTIIFTETKDCASELSERLQGARPLHGDIQQGQREVTLAGFRSGKFSTLVATNVAARGLDINDVQLIIQCEPPRDVEDYIHRSGRTGRAGNSGVAVMLYDPRKSNISKIEKESGVKFEHVSAPQPIDVAKAAGLNAVEMITSVSDSVIPAFKNVAEELLNTSGISAVDLLSKALAKIAGYTDVKKRSLLSSMENHVTILLEAGKPIYSASFAYSALRRFLPEDKVESVKGMALTTDGRGAVFDVAAEDLDTFLNGSQNAAGISIQVLDSLPSLQEKEARGGTRFGSRFGSRFPQRGGGGRGGGRNDRFGGGRGRGSHNRW, encoded by the exons ATGCCTTCGATTGACGTCTCCGATTACGTGCTGGAGGCTccgaagaaggagaagaagatgagaaagTCGAAAAAGGAGGAGGAGCTCATAACCGACTCTCCGATTAGTAAGAGCTCCTCTAAGAAGGAGTCAAAGCTGAAGAAGCGGAAGGCTGTTGATATGGACGAAGAGGACAGGAGCGACACCAGCTCCGAGCTCGGCGACCCCGTCAATCTCAAGCCCAACGGCGATTCCAACGGCGCGGTGGAGAAGAGCAAGAAGAAATCCAAGAAGGTCAAGCTCgatgcggcggcggcggcggaggaggaagaggtggTGGTCAAGGCTGCGGTGAAGGTGGACGATCCGAACGCGGTGATGAAGTTCCGGATTTCGCCGCCGTTGAGGGCTAAGCTGAAGGAGAAGGGGATCGAGGCGTTGTTTTCCATTCAGGCCATGACCTTCGACACCATTTTGGACGGGTCGGACCTCGTCGGCCGGGCTCGCACCGGTCAG GGCAAAACTCTGGCGTTTGTGTTGCCGATTTTGGAGTCGTTGACAAACGGCTCTGCTGAGGGGGTTAGGAGGACCGGATACGGCAGAGCGCCGAGTGTTATTGTGCTTTTACCCACTAGGGAGCTCGCCAAGCAG GTCTATGCGGACTTCGAGTTTTATGGCGGCGCCGTGGGGTTGTCATCGTGCTGTGTGTATGGTGGATCTCCGTACGCGGCTCAGGAACATAAGTTGAAGAGAGGGGTTGATATCATTGTGGGAACACCTGGTCGTATCAAG GATCATATTGAGAGGGGGAACATAGACTTGAGCATTTTGAAGTTCCGGGTGCTTGATGAAGCTGATGAAATGTTGAGGATGGGTTTTGTTGATGACGTTGAACAAATTCTTG GCAAGGTCAAAGATGTAACTAAAGTTCAAACACTTCTCTTCAGCGCAACCTTGCCCTCTTGGGTGCAAAAT ATTTCTAAAAGGTTCCTTAAATCAGATAAGAAAACTGCAGATCTGGTTGGTAATGAAAAGATGAAGGCCAGCATCAATGTTAGGCATATTGTTCTTCCCTGCTCTAGTTCAGCTAGAGTAGACGTTATTCCTGATATCATTAGTTGTTATAGCAG TGGAGGTCGCACTATTATCTTCACCGAGACAAAGGATTGTGCTTCTGAACTTTCTGAGAGGTTGCAAGGAGCAAGACCTTTGCATGGTGACATACAACAAGGTCAACGGGAG GTTACCCTTGCAGGTTTCAGGTCTGGCAAATTCTCTACATTAGTAGCCACAAATGTGGCAGCTCGTGGACTGGATATCAATGATGTTCAGTTAATTATTCAG TGTGAACCTCCACGTGATGTAGAAGACTACATTCATCGTTCTGGACGCACTGGGAGAGCAG GCAATAGTGGAGTTGCTGTAATGCTTTATGACCCAAGAAAGTCAAACATATCTAAGATCGAAAAAGAGTCGGGGGTAAAATTTGAGCATGTTTCTGCACCTCAGCCAATTGATGTTGCCAAGGCAGCAGGTCTTAATGCAGTAGAAATGATCACTAGTGTCTCTGATAG TGTAATTCCTGCATTCAAGAATGTTGCTGAGGAGCTTCTGAACACCTCAGGCATATCAGCAGTAGATCTACTGTCCAAGGCTCTTGCAAAGATTGCT GGCTACACTGATGTGAAGAAGAGGTCACTTCTGAGTTCTATGGAGAACCACGTCACCATACTGCTTGAGGCCGGAAAGCCCATTTACTCAGCATC TTTTGCTTATTCGGCCTTGAGGAGGTTCTTGCCTGAGGATAAGGTTGAGTCGGTGAAGGGTATGGCACTAACAACTGATGGGAGGGGTGCAGTGTTCGATGTAGCTGCTGAAGATTTGGATACGTTTCTTAATG GCTCACAAAATGCAGCTGGTATCAGCATACAGGTGTTGGACTCTTTGCCAAGTTTACAAGAAAAGGAAGCAAGGGGTGGAACTAGGTTTGGTAGCCGTTTTGGTAGTAGGTTTCCtcaaagaggaggaggaggcagGGGTGGTGGAAGAAATGATAGGTTTGGCGGTGGGAGAGGCCGTGGCAGCCACAACAGATGGTGA